The genomic window TATTATTAATGCCAATAAAGACATTGTCGATTTTATAGAAAACTCTCTTGCACAGAAAGGATTGCCAAGACATTTAAGAAACCTGGCCTTAATAGAATCTCATTTCAACAGGAATATCACTTCAGGAGCAGGAGCAGTGGGAGTCTGGCAATTAATGACGGCTCATGCCAATCAATACGGGCTTTCCGAACAAAACAGGAATGATATCTATAAAAGCACAAAAACGGCAGTGATATCCCTGTCTAATCTTTATAAAAAATATAACAACTGGGTGACTGTGGTGGCAGCCTACAATTGCGGAGAAGGAAATATTGCAAAAGCAATGTCTGCTGCAGGATCCAACCAGTATCATGTTTTTTATAAATTCTTGCCTAATGAAACCATTAATCATGTTAAAAAGTACCTGAATGCCTGCTATGCTACAAATGAGCTGCAAAGTGTATTGACGGATTACAATAATGCCCGTCTCAATGCCGTTTTCTTTACAAATGGCGGAAGCGGAAAAGATTTGGGATCTTTATCTGAGACTGAAATTAATGCGGGATTTAATTTAAAGATCATAGCAGATGAACTTAAAATTGACTTGAGTAAGATTCTGGCATGGAACCCCGGAATAGAAGAAGAGCTTCAAAATAAAGGAGAAAGTACTTTATATCTTCCGATGGACCTGATGCCTGATTTTCTTTTGCGAAAAAATAAAATCTTATCAAGATCTATCAAAGAAGTAAAATAAAAATTAATTGTTAATCAGTTTTTTCTGTTAAATCTGCTTTGGAAATTCCGGTCGTAGAAATACGACATGAAATCGTAGAATTACTACAAAATATAAAAAAGCCCTTTTGTAATTTTTTTATTGATGATTATGGTTCTATCTTTGAAATATCAAATCACCAAATCACGAAATATTAACGATTAAAATTTACAGATCATGGCACTAAATTCAAGAGGAATTCTAAAATTCAACGGAGGCGAAGGTCAAAAATTATTAAAGCTGAACTACAGCGTATCCAGATCTACAGACGTTTCAGGTAGAGTAGCTTCGGATCCTTCCAATGCAATCATTAAACTTACCGTGGAAGCAACAGAAAAATCTGATATCCTGGAAAGCTTACTGAACGGAAAATACAAGCCAACCAGCGGAGAAATTACCTTCAACAAATCTCATGAAGAAGGAACCCTGATTACTTTGAACTGGGAGAACGGATATGTTATTCAGCACGAAGTAGACTTTGATGCGGTAGACGAAAATTCTATGTATGTAAGCTTCATCGTAAGTGCAGAGAAGATCAATTATGGTAATTCTGCTTATGAAGGACTTTGGCCATCAAGCTAAAAATCAACTAATCAACTAAAAATTAAACTGAAACAGGATAGTCTGCGAAAACAAGCAGATTATTCTGTTTTCATGCTATAAAGATGTTTCGAAGCTGATGAAAGAATGTAAAGCATCTTGTGATTTTTAGTAATTCAATTCATGACTATTTAAAATAATCCATTTTGGTGTGATATATGCTGTTGAAAATTAAATAGAAAGGAATTCAAAAATTAACCAAATAAAACACAAAATATTATGTTTCAGGATAGTAAAACAACTAAAACACAGCATAATGTTGTAAAACAGGAGAAGTTTTTAGATAAAACTGAAAAGAATATACAGAATATTAAAAAAAATGCTCTGAAAAAAACGGATTCGAAAGTGAGCGCCATGAAGAATCTGGCTACGACTTCAGGTCTGCCTTCAGCAGAACAAAAGATATGGACTCAGCAACCGACTTCCAAAATACACAATGCAGCTGCGATTCCGACAAGTGAAATTCTGGGAATCAATCGTGTAGTAAAGCTCGATATTGTTATAGAAGGAAAAGAAATACAACATTTTAAGCATTTTAAACTAACACAGAGTGCAGTTAAGCATCACGAATTTTCACTTACCCTGTCCCATGATACATTAGGAAGCGCAGAGAACCATAATCTGGAAGAAGCTCAAAACTTTCTGGGAAAGAGAATTACGGTTATTTTCAAATATAAAGATGTCATAGAAGGACCGGAACGCAACTTTGTAGGAGTAATTACAGAAGTAGGATTCAGCCAGGAAAAAGGAAGTCTTGGTGATATTGTTCTCACAGGATACAGCCCTACCATTCTTTTGGATGTAGCTCCCAATATACAGAGTTTCGGCGGACCTCAGGAAGTAAGCCTGAATAGTATTGCAGACCAGGTGATCAAAGAAGGTCTTGGACAAAATAAATACGATTACAGAGTAGATTCCAAATATGGGAACGTGACTTACAGTTCCCAGTATGAAGAAACCCATTATAATTATTTGGCAAGAATGGCGGAAGCTTATGGAGAACAGTTTTTTTATGACGGAGAAGTTCTTCATTTTGGTAAACTTCCACCTCAGGAAAAACCTGTAAAACTTACTTACGGAAGCAGTGTGAATGATGTTAAAATTAAAATGAAGGCACAGCACGTTCATCCTACTTTTTACGGATACAACAGCAGTAAGAACGAAAAACTGACCACAGGAAATTCTACAATTAAGCATACCTCTGATATTGCCAAACGCGCTTACGAAATCTCGGAAAAAACCTTTCAGACTCCTTCATTAAGAGTAGCTCCTATTAAAGCCGTATCTTTTATGGATATTGATGCCTCTCAAAAGGGTACGGCAGGAAGTAAAGCATCTGAAGTTTTCGTTACCTCAGCAACCACAACGGTTCCATTCTTATATCCGGGTTGTATTGCAGATATAGAGATGCGAAAAACCGATACCAACGATACTTCATATTTCACAAAATTAATGATTACGAAGGTCGTTCATGAAGTGGATGCAAGAGGATATTATGACGGACATTTCGAAGCTATTGCCGCTGATACAGGATATATTCCTCGTCCTGAATTTCATCTTCCGAAGGCAGAACCCCAGTTTGCTAAAGTGATTTCCAATACAGATCCTTTAAATCAGGGAAGAGTACAGGTACAATTCGATTGGCAAAACGGAAACTCAACCACAGAATTTATCCGTGTCATGTCTCCTGATGCCGGAAGCAGCGATAAAGTAAATAAAAACCGTGGTTTTATGTCTGTTCCGGAAGTAGGTGATCAGGTAATCGTGAGTTTTGTTCACCAGCATCCGGATCGTCCGTTTGTGATGGGAGGGATGTTTCACGGGGGTATTGGTACAGGTGGAGGAGTAGGAAATAATATCATGAGTTTCAGCGGAAGGAGTGGTGCCGAATTAAAATATGACAACGGAGCCGGCTCAATGAATCTTAAAGATCAGGGAGGTGCCAATATGTTTTTTGATGGAGCGGGAAATGTAGTGCATAATGCCAATAATGATAGTACCAAAACTGTTGGTAATAATAAAACGGATAAAATTGGAAACAATAAAAAACTTGAAGTCGGGTGCGATCATATTGCAGATGTTGGAAATAAACATCAGGTAGATGTAGGTAAAAAAAGTATATTCACTATGGATAGTGCCGGAGTTATTGATTTAACCGGAGCACAAAAAATTACTATTAAAGTGGGAAGCAGTGAGATTGTAATTACCGGGAGTAAAATTTCAATCACAAGTACTGAAGTTGATATCAAAGCAGGAAGTGCAACAGCTAATTTTAAAGGAAAAACTGCGATTACCGGAAAACCTGTAGATATAAACTAATGAAGGAATTGATAAGATATAAAATTCAAAGAGAGGATACATTAGAATCAATAGCAGCAAAACATGGTTTATCTATTAAAGAGCTGGTAACCTTTCATAATCAAAGCTGTGGAGTAACAGAAACTATTTTGAATGACTATTTGCCATTACATTTAGAACATATATTTCTAGAAATAAAGACGGAGGAAAAACAGCAAAAATCAAATAATACTACCACTAGTAATAAGGCAAGATATAGAGCAGAGCAGACAGTTATAACCAAGATTAATGGTATTATTCAAAATCATGCAGATACCAAAAGAGAATTTTTCGTTATAAAAGAATATAATAATAGCAAGTTATTAATAAAAACCGCCTTAGTTGAAAACATTATAAAAATAAATCCTATGGCTTTGCAGGATGCAATGAATATTATCTGTGAAGTTGATTTATTAAAGTGTGATGCTATCTTAGAACCTGATCTAAAGACTGGAAAAATTAAAAAAGTCCGCAACCATGATGAGATTATTAAAAGATGGAAGAAATATAGAAATAATTTAGAATCTAAGTTTGGCTTTATTCGCTCTGATACGACCAAGAATGATTTCAAACGTTTTATTGATGCATCTGAAAATGTAATTATTAATGAAGAAAATTTAAAAACCGATTTTAACGCAAAACTTTTTTTTGATTTATTTTTTGATAAATATTTAGTTTCTAAAGATAATTTGTTTGACTCATTTAACAAAAAATTAAATTCCCAATTATTGGAGAATATACCAGTGGAATTAAAGTTCAGACAAGATATTCTTTCCGAAACGGAAGATACTGTTACAGTAAGAAAAGTAGGGGAACTTAATAAAAACAGTTTAAATATTGACGGACTAAAAAAATCGTATGAAGAAAGATACTTGCCAATAGTGGGATATAAATTTTCAGAATATAATTTTAGTATGCGTGAACATACAATTTTAGACGTAACGAATCAATGGATTGAAGATTCTGAAGTAACAATTATTGAAGAAGTTAAAAATAATGTACAGATATTGATAAGTTATAAACTTAAAAAAATAGAAACATAATGGCAGAGTCTTTCGTACCACAGGAAACTACAGTAGTATGTACTAATATGACCAACGGGGCTCCTCAAAAGCTAGGTATGTATGAACGTACATCAATTACAATATACAGATCAAAAGAGCAACCTTTACTTAATAAACTGGATAGGAAACTTTCTGGTTCATTCCAATGTAAAACTTCAATGAAGTTTTGGGGAGGCCTGCAGGTATTATGTGCTGTTTTGGCAGTAGGAGCTTTGGCTATTGCTACTGTTGCTACCGGAGGAGCTGCACTTGCATTGGTTGCAGCGGTGGTTGCAGTTACAGCAGCTACCGCGAGTGTAGGTTCTGGAATTGTAGCAATTTATAAAGCTGCTCATGATTGTGATGCTACGTTAACATCCAATTGGGAAGAATTTCATAAAATAGTAAATATTGAAAAGTCCAATGCGTTATTGAATAAATCCTTCATGAGCTGCAGTAAAGGAGGAATTGTTACCATTATTATGGATCCTGTATTAGCACAAGAAGCTGCTACTCAGATCAGTGACGGTAACAATAAAGAAGTGCTTGCTCATTTTGGAGCACAGGCTGTAATGGGAGTAATAACAGTAGCTACAACCTTTTCCCCCATAGGAATTTTAGTAGGAGCACCATTGGCTGTATATAATTACTGGAATGGTGAGAGTGATAAGCAGAAAATAAGAGATGCTAATACAAAACTAAGATTTACAAGTCAGGCACAAAATAATAAATCTCTTTTGGAACAAGGTTGGGATGCTACAAAACAGGAAGGTGTAAATGGAGTTATAGGAACACCGGGTGCTTTGGTAGAGGAAGGAATAACGGTTACAGCAAGGAATCAGGCTTTATTGAGACAAGCTCAGCAATATGGTATGGAAGCAATAGAAAGGCAGGCTGCTGGTAGAGTTGCTTCTGCTGAATCTGCTAGATTAGCACAGGATATTTTAATGAGGTCTCAATCTACTGCATTTAATTGGAAAGGATTAGGCGGAGGGCTGGTAAAAGGTTTTATTGGAGGAATGATTAACTTTGGAATTGATTATTCTGTAGATCAATATGAAGAAAGTAAAAATAATGAAAGTATAGATATAGCATTATCAGCGGATGATGTTAATGCAGCTGGAGACAAAAACGATAAAGGTGGGATTAATATAATTGCACAAGAAGGATAATAATATGAAAAATCAATTTTTACAGGTAATAGGATATGCAATAGGTGTATTAGTTTTAGTTCCATTAGCCATTTATTTAATTAATATTTTCTTTTTCAAATCTCCAATAGTTACAGATAAAGAAATTAATCGTTTTATTGATAATTCTATAAATACAGAAATTGTTGTTTGGTTTGATAGACCTCTTACTATTAGTGAAAAACATTTAGGAAGACATTCGAAAACAGCTTCTACATTTTTAAGCAGAAATGGATCGGGAAATTATAATTATACTTCTTATACTTTTTATGATAAAGCAAGTAAAAAATATTTTTCTCTTTTACAATTGGTTGAAAGTGGATATATATTTAGAAACATTAAACAAGCAGATATTTTGAATATAAAAATAAATAAATACTTTTTGAAAAATGAAGACTATGGGACATTACAAAACCCAATTCCAATTTTGTATTATGCAGGAATAGAAGAAGCAATAAGAACGCCTAAAGTGCAGACACAATTTAAAGAAGGTGTACTATCCGCAGAAGAACAATTCGGTATAGATAAGAATAATGATTTTGATCTTGTATATATGGAGAGGGTATATAAAGCATCTGTTTTTAAATATCTTACATTTATAATTCCTAGAAAGGATTATAAAAAGATGTTTCCAAAATGAAAAATCAATTTTTACAGGCAATAGATATAGTAGTTTTAGTTCCATTAGCCATTTATTTACACAATATTTTCTTTTTTTAAGTTATAATTTTATCGGAAATCTCGTTGTTTAATGAAAAAATATATCACTATCCTATTAGGAGTTATCGGATTATTAGGAATTGTGGCTATTGCAAAAAATAAAATTTTTACAAGCCCTAATGATGATGTATATAATAAAGGCTGGACAGAATATCAAAATGGAGAATTTCAAAAATCAATTGGTACTCTTTCAAAATTAGATATTAATAAATATCCTAAAGTTTCTATGGCTTTGGGAGATAGTTATTTCGAAATAGCAAGATTATAAAAATGCTGAGAAATATCTGAAAATTTCTTATGATAAGAAGCTGTTTAAAAATAATGATGAAAAAAATAATGACCAATATGTTAGGTATTTGCAATATTGAATTAAAGAACTTTAAAGATGCCAGATCTTATCTTGAAGAATCCGATAGGTGGGTAACCCGAATAGCAAAAGAAATTTATATATTTTGGATTCTTTGGAACAGAATACTAAGTAAAAGAAAACAAAACTGTATTTAAAAAAAGTAAGAACATTAGGGTACAATACCTCTATCAATTTTAAAATTCTTGATTCCATTCAACAATCACGAAAAATATAAAAAAAAGACCTCAACTGAGGTCTTTTTTTAGCTTCCGAATAAAGCTTCTTTTATTTCCGGATACCTAAGGAAAAACACTTTTTTCTTATATTTGTTCTTTATGGAAAATATGGACGCAACTCAAGATAAAAGGTTATTTCTCATCGATGCCTATGCAATGATTTTTAGAGGATATTATGCATTGATCAGAAATCCGAGGCTTACAAGTAAAGGATTAGACACTTCTGCTATTTTCGGTTTTACCAACTCTTTAATAGAGCTGATCAGAAGAGAAAAGCCGACTCATTTGGCAGTGGTTTTTGATGTAGGAAGAGCAAGCGTAAGAACTGATGATTTTGCAGATTATAAAGCCAACAGAAGCGAAACTCCGGAAGCCATTAAAATTGCAGTTCCATACATTCATAAAATTCTGGAAGCCATGCATATTCCAATTTTGGGAGTGGAAGGATATGAAGCCGATGACGTGATAGGAACCATTGCCTGTAAAGCAGAAAAAGAAGGTTACACCACCTTTATGGTGACACCTGATAAAGATTTTGCACAATTGGTTACCGATAAAATTAAAATATATAAACCCGGATTAAAAGGGGGAGATGTTGAAATTTTAGGAGTGGAAGAAGTCAAAGCAAAATATGAAATCGAAGATCCGAAGCAGGTGATCGACTATCTTGCTATGATGGGGGATGCAGTCGATAATATTCCGGGATTGGAAGGAGTAGGTGAAAAAACAGCGATGAAATTCCTGAAGGAATTCGGAAGCATTGAAAATCTTTTAGCCAATACCGACCAATTAAAAGGGAAATTAAAAGAAAAAGTAGAAGCTTCGGCAGAACGAGGAATTCTATCAAAAAAATTGGCAACCATTATCTGTGATGCGCCTATTGAATTCCACCAGGAACAATACGATCTGGAAACACCCGATTTTGAAAAAGTAAAAGAAGTTTTCGACGAAATCGAATTCAGAAGACTATACGAAAATCTTTACCGTGCTTTTGCTCCTGCAACGATTACAACGACTATTGTTGCTGAGGTCGAAGTGACCGTAACGGAAACTACACCGCAACAAAAAGTGGCACAGGCAGTAGGTCAACTAGACTTATTTGCAACGTATGAAGAATTAGAACAGGCGACTTCCACAAAATCTACCATCGAGCAGAACGATCATTTGTATCAATTCGTAAATAATCCGAAAGCGCAGAAGATGTTAGTAGATAATTTATTGAAGCAACAGGTAGTTTGTTTCGATACAGAAACAACTTCCTTGAATGAATTGGAAGCCGAACTGGTAGGGATGAGTTTTTCTTATAAAAAAGGATTGGCATATTATATTCCTTTGTCCGAAAACAGAGATGAGGTTTTACAAACGCTAGAAATTTTCAGACCTTTCTTCGAAAAGGAAGACTTGGTAAAAGTTGCCCATAATTTAAAATTCGATTATAAAATTCTTAAACAGTACGATATTACCGTAAAAGGAGCCATGTTCGATACGATGATCGCGCATTACCTTCTCAATCCGGACGGAAGACACGGAATGGATTATCTTTCAGAAGTGTACCTGAATTATAAACCGGTGTCAATAGAAACGATTATCGGTAAAAAGGGAAAAAATCAGGGTAATTTCAGAGATGCAGACGTAAGAACTCAGACCGATTATGCTGCAGAAGATGCTGATGTAACTTTTCAATTGTATGAGTTGTTTGCCCCTCAATTAAAAAAGGAAAACCTGGAAGAATTATTCTTCAGCATAGAAATGCCATTGATGGAAGTCTTGGCAAAAATGGAATTGGCAGGAATTTCTCTGGATGAAAAATGGCTGGCTCAGGAAAGTATCGATTTAGAGAATGATTTAAAGCAATTAGAATCAAAAATATTTGAACTTTCAGGAGAGGAATTTAATATGAATTCTCCAAGACAGTTAGGAGATATCTTATTTGAAAAAATGCAGCTTGATCCGAAAGCTAAAAAGACAAAAACAGGTCAGTATGCTACTTCCGAAGATGTTCTTCAAAAATTGGCTTCAAAACATGAAATTATCCAGCATATTCTGGAGTACAGGACCTACCAGAAATTAAAATCGACTTATGTGGATGCATTGCCGTCACAGATTGAAAAAACAGATAACCGCGTTCATACCAACTTTTCACAGACTACGGCAGCAACAGGCCGTTTGGCGAGTGTAAACCCGAATTTGCAGAATATTCCGATCAGAACTTTGAGAGGTCAGCAAATTCGTGGAGCTTTTGTTTCCGGAGAAGGGAAAAAGATTATTTCTGCCGATTATTCACAAATTGAATTACGTTTAATTGCTGAAATTTCAGGAGAGGATAATATGATCAAAGCGTTCCAGAATGGTGAAGATATCCACGCTTCTACAGCGGCGAAATTGTTTAAGATTCCGTTGGAAGAAGTTTCAAAAACGCAGAGAAGTCAGGCAAAAACAGTCAACTTCGGGATTATTTACGGACAAGGAGCTTTTGCATTGGCGGAACAAACCGGTTTATCCAGAACGGAAGCCAAACAAATGATCGAAGCATATTTTGAGACGTATCCAAAGCTGAAACAATATATGGCTGAACAGGTCAACAAAGCCCGTGAAACCGGCTATGTGGAAACTATTTTAGGAAGAAAACGTCATTTAAAGGATATTAATTCCAACAACTTTGTCGTTCGTGGTCATGCCGAAAGAAATGCGGTCAATGCTCCGGTTCAGGGAAGCGCGGCAGATGTGGTGAAAATGGCAATGATAAAAATTCAGAAAGAGCTGGAAAAAGAAAAACTTCAGACCAAAATGTTACTTCAGGTGCATGACGAATTGGTGTTTGAAGCACCAATTGATGAAATTGAAGTCGCTACGAATATTATCAAAATGGAAATGGAAAACGCCATAGAAACACAGGTTCCGTTATTGGTAGAAGTTGGTGTTGGAAATAACTGGCTGGAAGCACATTAATTTACTTTAAAAAACATATAAAAATCCCTGAAATTATTCATTCAGGGATTTTTTATTGAAAAGGGTTAACATCAATACTATGTCGTAGGATAAGGAATTGCCGTATCTTTCTCTATAGGATTATAATATTGCTTGATCATATTTTGAAGATGTTTCTTTTTTTGATCAAGCTGATCCTGAGTGGTTATCTTTTCCCCTGAAATAATAACGGTTCCGCCATTTTTTAAGCTGTTACTCATATCTTTTACAGGATCAGCGTAATAATCAAGTTTTACCTTATGATATTGCTTAAGGCTTACTGGAATTGGCTTATTACCGTAATGAGTTTCTAAGAAGTTAAGCGTAGAATACGTTTCCGGAATATTGGTATTTTTTATAAGTTTATATTTAAAATCATTATTTACATCCGAAAGTTCAAAAATAAGTCCTGGTAATCCCTTAAACTTATAAGGTCCTTCCTGTAAAGGGATTTCTGCAGAAAACCATGCCGTCCATTCCCTTCCTCCGAAATTTGTGGTAGCTTTTTGCAGAATATATTGATCTGCTTTTTTTGTTTCAGTACCGATTTTCCAGTTCATTTTATCAGTAGAGTTGATGACGAAATAGTCGTACATATTATCATGAAAAGACTGGTTGTCGAATGAATTGGCTTTCCGGATAATTAATTGATCACTCAATGTATTGGCTTGCCAGTTTTGTCCGGTTTTCTTACTGATAGAATCCATTTCAAGAAATTTGTAATCATAGAATTTTACAAAATCTTTGTCGATATCCAAAACCATATTCATTTTTTTCTCTTTTCCATTGAGCATGATTCCCAATTCATAAATAAATCTCTGGGTTTGAGAAAACACAGTGGTAAAGAGCAGTAAAAGAAATACTGCTAATATTTTTTTCATATATAATATTTTGATTTTGGTGTATTAATTAGTATGCAAACTCTATTCCGCCCAAATACACTAAAGAAAAATCATCATTTTCAATAGATGCCGGTTTAGGAATTTGTCCCTGGCTTACAAAGAGTAAAGAATTGATGTCAAATTTCAGGTTCATTTCATTGATTCTCTGAACCAATACAGGAAGCCAGTCTTCTGCAAAAGAAAAGTCTGCAAACTTCTCGAAAAGCCCCATATGGGAATCATCAAAACCATATTCAATTAAATCCTGATCAAACCAGATGGTACTTTGTGACTCGGCAAATTTTGAAACAAAAACATCATCAGAATCTTCTTCCAGATAAAAGTTTTCATCCTCTTCTACAAAATTGTAAAAATCGTCTTCATTATTGAAATTCCCTACCCAAAAATCTAATACTTCTGTATTCATTTATCTAAATTTTACTTTAAAAACCAAAGGTATGATAATAAATATTGTATGCAAAGTAATCTTTGAAGTCATTTAAAAGTTTGATTTAGATAGGTGATTATAACAAAACCCTTTTCCCCGATTCACTTTCCCTGATTGTCTTTTCCAATCTCGATAACCTCGTTTTCTCCTGTTTTGCCCGCATAATCCAATGAAGCATTACTTTTTTATAAGACGGAGCCTGGTTATTAAAAAATTCCCAGGCTTTTTTATTGGCTTTAAATTGTTTTTCAAATTCAGGATCCAGGGTTGCCAATTCTTTTTCGTGAGAGTAAATGGCAGATTTTTCTTCTTTTCTTAATTCAAAAGCTTTCAAACCAGCAGGAGTCATTAAGCCAGCTTTCGTGAGATCATCCATTTTTTTAATATTAATAGCACTCCAAATACTTGTAGGTTTTCGGGGAGTGAAACGGATGCTGTAACTTTCATTGTCAATCGATTTTCTAACCCCGTCAATCCAGCCAAAACACAATGCCTGATCCACAGATTCAGACCAGGTCATAGAAGGTTTTTTTGTTCCGACCTTGAAAAATCCAACGAGAAGTTCTTTTTTGTTTTGATGGTTTTTCTCAAGCCAGTTTCGGAAATCCTGTGGTGTTGGGAAGAATGTTGCTGACATTTTTATGGATTATATGTATAAATTTTCTTTTTCTGAATAAAAAAATATGAAAAGGGTGTGGGGCATTTCGTTTCTTATGATTTTAAGATGTAATTTATGCTATGATATTATTGTTTAATACTTGTTCAAGATCTCCATATTGCAATAAATCTTTAATTGTTGCTTCAATACAATCCCTTGTAAGCTGTTTTACAAATAAATCGGGAGGTAAGATATATAAATCATTATTTTTAAGCGTTTTTTCCTTATTTAAATTGTCTTCTATTATCGTTTTGAAATAATCAAAAGTCCATATATTCAAACCGTATTGTTTACCGTCTTCAAAATTAATATGGATATTACAATAATCATTATAAATGTCCCAGCTTTCTGGTTCCACTTCCTCAAATTCTAACCAAAGACTAAATTTTGGAGTATTTAAAAATTTATTTGACATATTCATTATTCTTGATTAAATATAAAAAAAATACAATCATGACAATAGACGTAATATTCAGGAAATTTTCAGAGGTTCTTTTTTGATTCCTTACATTTGTAGACATTCTTATTTTTAAGGATGAAAATGAGTTAATTTATGACCGAAAGTAAATACAAGGAAACAATTCA from Chryseobacterium camelliae includes these protein-coding regions:
- a CDS encoding lytic transglycosylase domain-containing protein → MNFKNIAAGLLLLGSVCLVNGQFLSASDTSENSVKRYKNIINANKDIVDFIENSLAQKGLPRHLRNLALIESHFNRNITSGAGAVGVWQLMTAHANQYGLSEQNRNDIYKSTKTAVISLSNLYKKYNNWVTVVAAYNCGEGNIAKAMSAAGSNQYHVFYKFLPNETINHVKKYLNACYATNELQSVLTDYNNARLNAVFFTNGGSGKDLGSLSETEINAGFNLKIIADELKIDLSKILAWNPGIEEELQNKGESTLYLPMDLMPDFLLRKNKILSRSIKEVK
- the tssD gene encoding type VI secretion system tube protein TssD — protein: MALNSRGILKFNGGEGQKLLKLNYSVSRSTDVSGRVASDPSNAIIKLTVEATEKSDILESLLNGKYKPTSGEITFNKSHEEGTLITLNWENGYVIQHEVDFDAVDENSMYVSFIVSAEKINYGNSAYEGLWPSS
- a CDS encoding type VI secretion system Vgr family protein, translated to MKNLATTSGLPSAEQKIWTQQPTSKIHNAAAIPTSEILGINRVVKLDIVIEGKEIQHFKHFKLTQSAVKHHEFSLTLSHDTLGSAENHNLEEAQNFLGKRITVIFKYKDVIEGPERNFVGVITEVGFSQEKGSLGDIVLTGYSPTILLDVAPNIQSFGGPQEVSLNSIADQVIKEGLGQNKYDYRVDSKYGNVTYSSQYEETHYNYLARMAEAYGEQFFYDGEVLHFGKLPPQEKPVKLTYGSSVNDVKIKMKAQHVHPTFYGYNSSKNEKLTTGNSTIKHTSDIAKRAYEISEKTFQTPSLRVAPIKAVSFMDIDASQKGTAGSKASEVFVTSATTTVPFLYPGCIADIEMRKTDTNDTSYFTKLMITKVVHEVDARGYYDGHFEAIAADTGYIPRPEFHLPKAEPQFAKVISNTDPLNQGRVQVQFDWQNGNSTTEFIRVMSPDAGSSDKVNKNRGFMSVPEVGDQVIVSFVHQHPDRPFVMGGMFHGGIGTGGGVGNNIMSFSGRSGAELKYDNGAGSMNLKDQGGANMFFDGAGNVVHNANNDSTKTVGNNKTDKIGNNKKLEVGCDHIADVGNKHQVDVGKKSIFTMDSAGVIDLTGAQKITIKVGSSEIVITGSKISITSTEVDIKAGSATANFKGKTAITGKPVDIN
- a CDS encoding LysM peptidoglycan-binding domain-containing protein; this translates as MKELIRYKIQREDTLESIAAKHGLSIKELVTFHNQSCGVTETILNDYLPLHLEHIFLEIKTEEKQQKSNNTTTSNKARYRAEQTVITKINGIIQNHADTKREFFVIKEYNNSKLLIKTALVENIIKINPMALQDAMNIICEVDLLKCDAILEPDLKTGKIKKVRNHDEIIKRWKKYRNNLESKFGFIRSDTTKNDFKRFIDASENVIINEENLKTDFNAKLFFDLFFDKYLVSKDNLFDSFNKKLNSQLLENIPVELKFRQDILSETEDTVTVRKVGELNKNSLNIDGLKKSYEERYLPIVGYKFSEYNFSMREHTILDVTNQWIEDSEVTIIEEVKNNVQILISYKLKKIET
- a CDS encoding PAAR-like protein; this translates as MAESFVPQETTVVCTNMTNGAPQKLGMYERTSITIYRSKEQPLLNKLDRKLSGSFQCKTSMKFWGGLQVLCAVLAVGALAIATVATGGAALALVAAVVAVTAATASVGSGIVAIYKAAHDCDATLTSNWEEFHKIVNIEKSNALLNKSFMSCSKGGIVTIIMDPVLAQEAATQISDGNNKEVLAHFGAQAVMGVITVATTFSPIGILVGAPLAVYNYWNGESDKQKIRDANTKLRFTSQAQNNKSLLEQGWDATKQEGVNGVIGTPGALVEEGITVTARNQALLRQAQQYGMEAIERQAAGRVASAESARLAQDILMRSQSTAFNWKGLGGGLVKGFIGGMINFGIDYSVDQYEESKNNESIDIALSADDVNAAGDKNDKGGINIIAQEG
- the polA gene encoding DNA polymerase I, producing MDATQDKRLFLIDAYAMIFRGYYALIRNPRLTSKGLDTSAIFGFTNSLIELIRREKPTHLAVVFDVGRASVRTDDFADYKANRSETPEAIKIAVPYIHKILEAMHIPILGVEGYEADDVIGTIACKAEKEGYTTFMVTPDKDFAQLVTDKIKIYKPGLKGGDVEILGVEEVKAKYEIEDPKQVIDYLAMMGDAVDNIPGLEGVGEKTAMKFLKEFGSIENLLANTDQLKGKLKEKVEASAERGILSKKLATIICDAPIEFHQEQYDLETPDFEKVKEVFDEIEFRRLYENLYRAFAPATITTTIVAEVEVTVTETTPQQKVAQAVGQLDLFATYEELEQATSTKSTIEQNDHLYQFVNNPKAQKMLVDNLLKQQVVCFDTETTSLNELEAELVGMSFSYKKGLAYYIPLSENRDEVLQTLEIFRPFFEKEDLVKVAHNLKFDYKILKQYDITVKGAMFDTMIAHYLLNPDGRHGMDYLSEVYLNYKPVSIETIIGKKGKNQGNFRDADVRTQTDYAAEDADVTFQLYELFAPQLKKENLEELFFSIEMPLMEVLAKMELAGISLDEKWLAQESIDLENDLKQLESKIFELSGEEFNMNSPRQLGDILFEKMQLDPKAKKTKTGQYATSEDVLQKLASKHEIIQHILEYRTYQKLKSTYVDALPSQIEKTDNRVHTNFSQTTAATGRLASVNPNLQNIPIRTLRGQQIRGAFVSGEGKKIISADYSQIELRLIAEISGEDNMIKAFQNGEDIHASTAAKLFKIPLEEVSKTQRSQAKTVNFGIIYGQGAFALAEQTGLSRTEAKQMIEAYFETYPKLKQYMAEQVNKARETGYVETILGRKRHLKDINSNNFVVRGHAERNAVNAPVQGSAADVVKMAMIKIQKELEKEKLQTKMLLQVHDELVFEAPIDEIEVATNIIKMEMENAIETQVPLLVEVGVGNNWLEAH